In the genome of candidate division KSB1 bacterium, the window GATAACCGACTCATTGTTGTAATAAGCAAATCGAAGCAGTGCCGATAAACTTGGGCTCAAGTCTCTTGAAATGTCGAGAACAAAAAAATTGCTTTCTTCTCTTTCGGTATCGACATCAGTCGGAAAAATCGGCAGAACCTCTTCGGGATAGATCTTAATTTGGGCGGCGGCGTAGCCCCTGAGCCAGGTTTTGCTCGACAGCGGAACACCGACGATTAGCACAAATTGGTGGCGGGTGTAATTGTATCCGGGACTGTTTGAATCGTTGTGCTGAAACGAATAATTAAAATTAACCAAAAATAATTTTGTGTAATTTAACTTAAATTGAAATTTATAATTATCATCCTTTTGCTGTATGTCTGGAAAGTCTGTTGAGTCTTCAATTGTAATAATGATGTTTCGATGGTAATCAATCGATTTTCCGGAGAGTTCAAGAACGCCGGTCAACCCGGAAGATAATTTTTTTGAAATAGTCCACTTTAACTGTTTTTCAGAATAATTAAAACCAGGGAAATTTTGATATTCTAATCCGGCGGTATTAATTGCGAATTCATTGAAAAAATTCAAAACTGGTGGGAGTTTAAAAAACAGTTCAAAAGAACCTGTTGAGTAATCTAAAGTATGGTTTAGATAGATTTTTAAACGGCCGCTACCTCGAACTCCCGCAGCAGCTTTGTTCAATCGATATTGTCCGGAGAATTGGACTTCGTTAATAAGTTTATTCTCAATTGAGTGGTGAAAATAAGATTGTAAGCCGCCCTGATAAGAAAAGGCCAGGCGCGTGTTAGCACCTGAACGTGAAGCGCGGGAGTGAAAAAGGAACCTTAAAGAGGAGTCATTTTTTTTAAGACTATCGGTGGTGTTTTCTCTGATGTTGTCATCGAATTCATAGCTTGTTTGCAGCCTGTTTTTGATTCGCCATTTTCCATTATTTTGAGCCCTCGCACTCGGACAAATCAATAGTAACAAATATAAAAACAGTAGGACTCGAATACTTTGCAGAGAATTTTTCACCAAAAGTCTATTGCTTTTTTGACTGCTTAACCGCTTTATAAAAAGTCTCTGCCTGCTTGCCGAGGCTGTCTGCTTTTACTTCGGCCTGCTTCTCTTCTGCCAGCAGATTTTCGATGACCTCTTCCAATTGTTCAGTTGAAAGAGTTGAAAAATCAAAGTCCTTTTGACCGACAAAAATCAGATGGGTTTCAGAAGCTCTAAATCCTTGACTAATCTCAGTGTCGGGATTTGAGTCGTCAGCAGCAGCTAACCGGCTGCTACCATCTGAAGCAATCAAGTTGCCTAGAATCTCCTCTTGCTGATCAAAGAGAGCCAAATCAGTCACCAGTTCGTCAATCCGATTGCGAAGGTTGAGTTCCTTTGTTAAATCCTCCCTCTGACTGCTCAATCGGCTTGCCAAATGCCTGTATTTATCCTCCTGATCTTTTAGTAAATCTGCTTTTTGTTTAATTTTTCTGGGAGTATCTTCCGGCGCAATTCTGAGTTGTGACATTCTAATTTCTATTGTATTCTCTTGGCCGATTCTGCTTTTTATATTTCTTATTTTTCGGCGCAAAGTCTCGATATTCTGCAAAATGGTTTTACGATATTCCTGCGAAAGATGCCTGTTTTCAAAATTGTTCAAGCTTTTTCTGATTTCGGAGTCATAAATTGTTAAAAGCTCATTTCCGGCTTTAACGAGGTTCTGATTCATTTTGTGGATCTCAGAATCAAAATTAGCCATTCGATTTGAAAGGTCCTGCGAGTCTTTAAGCAGTCCCTCCAACTTTTGGTGCTGAAAGTAATTGAGCTCACTTTTATTTTTTAATTCCTGAATTTGGGCGGCATTCTGCTGCAACGGTTCGTTTAAACTATTTTTTTGATTTTCGAGCTCGGATACGGCCGAATCAATTTTCACAAATTGAAATTCAAGAGCCCGCATCGAACCCTGGGCAAACATATTTGCTTCGGCAATTAACAATAGTGCGAAGATAATCATAGCAACTAATTTCATTTTATTATTCCCACTTTTCGAGAGATATTTTCCAGTGCGCATTTCGTTCCTTGTTGTTCACTCATCGAATACCGTCCTGAAAATCTACAATATTCGTGCCAGATCAAAGCAGACCGTATTTCTCAAGTTTGTAGTAAAGGGCGCTGGTCTTGATATCTAAAAGTTTCGCCGCCTCGGTTTTTACGCCGTGAGCTTTGTCCATGGCTTTTTCCAGAAGCTGCTTTTCGGTTGTTTCCAGGGTGCGATTCAAGTTTAAGCCATCCGGTTGCGAATAAGTCAATGTTTGGGCGCCTTCCGAAAACAAAGGTAGATCGGATGCCAGAATATAGGCATCATCACAGAGTACAGCGGCTCTTTCCAAAACGTTCTCGAACTCGCGCACATTGCCCGGCCAATTATATGTTCGCAATTTATCAAGAACTCCGGCTTCGATTTTTAGGTGTGGCATATTCACCTCTTTACTGATTTTTTTTATGAAATGTTCGGTCAAAGCGTGAATGTCATCTTTACGTTCACGAAGAGGCGGCAAATGAATTGGAATGACGTGCAGCCGGTAGTACAAATCTTCCCTGAAATTTCCTTTGTTGATCTCTTCCTGGAGGTTTTTGTTGGTAGCCGCAATGATCCGTGTATCAACTGAGAGGGTCTCTTCTCCTCCAACCCGCTCAAACTCTTTTTCCTGCAGGACTCGCAGGAGTTTCACTTGAGTCCCTAGCGGAATATCGCCGACTTCATCCAAAAAGATGCTGCCACCCTGCGCCAGCTCAAACCGGCCTTTTTTTCTTTTAATAGCCCCGGTAAATGCGCCTTTTTCGTGACCAAACAGCTCTGATTCCAGGACGCCTTCCGCAAGTGCCCCGCAATTGACACGAATAAACGCACGATCTTTTCGGGGGCTGGTTTTATGGATCGCATGAGCCACTAATTCTTTGCCGGTGCCGCTTTCTCCATAAACAATAATCGACGAATCTCCTTTAGCGACCTTTTCAATCGTTCTGAAAACGGTCTGCATCACCGGTGAGTTGCCGATAATCTCTCCAAAATTAAATTGCCCGTCCAATTGGTCGCGCAAATAGTGGTTCTCTTCCGAGACACGCTGCAGCTCGGCTTTTTGTTGCACTCGTTCCAGAACCAGGTTCACTTTTAAAGTAAGCTCTTCCGGAGAGAAGGGCTTGGTGATAAAATCGGCGGCGCCTTTCTTCATTGCTTCAACGGCCAGCTCGATGCTGCCGTAGGCAGTAATGAGCAGCGTTTCCGTTTCCGGGCAGCTTTGTTTGACTTTTTCAAGCAGATCGAGCCCGGTCATGCCGGGAAGCTTATAATCGGAAATCAACAGATCAAATTTCGTTTTGGATAATTGCTTTTCTGCCTGTTCAGCATCTGAAGTCTCAACGGTTTTGTGTCCCATTTTTTCCACGACGCGCACGATGCCCTCGCGCATGGTGTCGTTGTCTTCGACAATCAAGAAATTATATTTTGAATTTGCAGCCAAAGCGAAAACTCCATTTGTTGATATTATACCAAATCAACCCTATTTTTGCAAGTTTTTCTGCTTGGAAAAAATGTTTGGGATGATTAGACTGACCCAAAAAAAACGCCCACTTTTGGGTGGGCGATTTTTTTCACAAATTTTTAAACGAAATCAGAAAATATTTCAATTTGAATCTTCAATCACTGCTTGTGCTGCCGCCAGCCGTGCAATCGGCACCCGGAACGGCGAGCAGCTTACATAATCCATGCCGACGCGGTGGCAAAATTTCACCGAGTCCGGGTCGCCGCCGTGTTCTCCGCAAATACCGATTTTCAAATCAGGTCGCGTTTTCCGGCCTTTCTCCACACCCAAAATAATAAGCTGACCGATTCCTTCCTGATCGATAGTTTGAAACGGATCGCTTGGTAAAATCTTATTTTCAAAATAATCATAAAGAAACTTGCCGGCGTCGTCTCGGGAATAACCAAATGTCATCTGTGTTAAGTCATTCGTCCCAAAAGAGAAAAACTCAGCGGTTTCAGCGATTTTATCCGCCACCAAAGTAGCGCGCGGAATCTCGATCATCGTTCCCACCAGAAAGTTAACCGTGACGCCTTTCTCTTTTTGAACCTCATCGGCAACTCTGTCAATTATTTTCTTTTGATTGGTAAACTCAGCTTCGGTTCCGATTAACGGAATCATGATTTCCGGGAAAACTTTAATCCCTTCAGCATAACACTGAGCAGCCGCTTCAATGATTGCCCGTGCTTGCATTTCGGTGATTTCCGGGTAAGTAATTCCAAGTCGGCAGCCGCGGTGTCCAAGCATGGGATTAAATTCGTGCAGAGATTTAACCTTTTGTTTAACTGCTTCCACCGAAATGCCCAAATGTTCTGCCATCTCTTTTTGTGTATCAGGTTCCTGAGGTACAAACTCGTTTAACGGCGGATCGAGCAGTCGAATGGTAACCGGACGCTCTCCCATAACTTTGAAAATTCCGTAAAAATCTTGTCTTTGCATTGGCAGTAATTTTTGAAGAGCTTTTTTACGGCCATCCAGATCATCGGCCATAATCATTTCTCGCATTGCCCAGATTCGATCGCCAAAAAACATGTGTTCTGTGCGGCAAAGACCGATGCCTTCCGCGCCAAACTTGATTGCAGCGGCAGAATCCTCAGGGGAGTCGGCATTCGTGCGAACTTTCAGCTTTCGGATTTCATCCGCCCAACTCAAAAGCTGGTTATAATATTCGTTGTTTCCCGGATCGATAGTAATCAGCGGCATTTTGTCTTTATAAATAAGACCCTTGGTGCCGTTCAAACTAATCCAGTCGCCTTCTTTTAAAACCGTTTCACCAAAAGTGGCGGTCCTACTTTTAAAATCGATGCTTAAATCCCCACAGCCGACGATACAGCACTTGCCCCAACCGCGCGCAACCAGGGCCGCGTGACTGGTCATGCCGCCTTTGGAAGTCAAAATAGCCTGCGCTGGTTTCATGCCGTGAACATCTTCCGGGCTGGTCTCTTCCCGAACAAGAATAACTTTCTCT includes:
- a CDS encoding pyruvate, phosphate dikinase; translated protein: MAKFVYHFGDGKADGQADMKNLLGGKGANLAEMSILGLPVPPGFTISTEVCTYFYQRDKQYPPELNEQVEDAVRYVEEILGYKFSHPENPLLFSVRSGARISMPGMMETVLNVGLTTKTIPGMIKRTNNERFVYDSYRRLISMYSDVVMEKAAGIEPAEGQGIRPQLEGLLQEVKERNGYKNDADLTASDLKDLTEKMKTKIMDVLGKDFPDEPNEQLWGGVTAVFKSWNGKRAIAYRKIEGIPEEWGTAVNVQSMVFGNTGDKSATGVAFTRDPASGEKYFYGEWLINAQGEDVVAGTRTPYAINIKSKQDNNKEFPSLEELLPETYKELEGYRTKLETHYHDMQDLEFTVEEGKLWMLQTRAGKRNGIAATRIAVEMQKEGLISKEQALQRVKPSQLDELLHPMIDPAAEKTTLAITKGLPAGPGGAMGQIVFTADLAEELGNKGEKVILVREETSPEDVHGMKPAQAILTSKGGMTSHAALVARGWGKCCIVGCGDLSIDFKSRTATFGETVLKEGDWISLNGTKGLIYKDKMPLITIDPGNNEYYNQLLSWADEIRKLKVRTNADSPEDSAAAIKFGAEGIGLCRTEHMFFGDRIWAMREMIMADDLDGRKKALQKLLPMQRQDFYGIFKVMGERPVTIRLLDPPLNEFVPQEPDTQKEMAEHLGISVEAVKQKVKSLHEFNPMLGHRGCRLGITYPEITEMQARAIIEAAAQCYAEGIKVFPEIMIPLIGTEAEFTNQKKIIDRVADEVQKEKGVTVNFLVGTMIEIPRATLVADKIAETAEFFSFGTNDLTQMTFGYSRDDAGKFLYDYFENKILPSDPFQTIDQEGIGQLIILGVEKGRKTRPDLKIGICGEHGGDPDSVKFCHRVGMDYVSCSPFRVPIARLAAAQAVIEDSN
- a CDS encoding sigma-54-dependent Fis family transcriptional regulator, which encodes MREGIVRVVEKMGHKTVETSDAEQAEKQLSKTKFDLLISDYKLPGMTGLDLLEKVKQSCPETETLLITAYGSIELAVEAMKKGAADFITKPFSPEELTLKVNLVLERVQQKAELQRVSEENHYLRDQLDGQFNFGEIIGNSPVMQTVFRTIEKVAKGDSSIIVYGESGTGKELVAHAIHKTSPRKDRAFIRVNCGALAEGVLESELFGHEKGAFTGAIKRKKGRFELAQGGSIFLDEVGDIPLGTQVKLLRVLQEKEFERVGGEETLSVDTRIIAATNKNLQEEINKGNFREDLYYRLHVIPIHLPPLRERKDDIHALTEHFIKKISKEVNMPHLKIEAGVLDKLRTYNWPGNVREFENVLERAAVLCDDAYILASDLPLFSEGAQTLTYSQPDGLNLNRTLETTEKQLLEKAMDKAHGVKTEAAKLLDIKTSALYYKLEKYGLL